The Paramicrobacterium fandaimingii DNA segment GGCCGGCAAATGGCGGCAGCTCTGGTCGATGACATGGCCGAATGTATGGGGAACCACCCTGCTCATCGCAGTGCTTCAGACTGTGGGTTTCGTGAGCGGATCATTCGAGATCGCACTCATCATGACGGATGGCGGCCCGCTTGGCACAACGCAATCAATCGCGCTCTATTCCTACAAGGTTGCCTTCTTCGAACGGGACATCGGCTATGCCAGCGCGCTGTCGCTTTTCCAACTCGTCATCATGATCGCCATCGTGATTCTTGTGCGCTCAATCGTGCGCTTTCGGAAGGAGCGTGTCTGATGCGTACCTCACGCACAAGCAAGATCGTCCGCTACGTTGCGGTACTTCTCGGCGGACTTGTCATGGCGACGCCATTGCTCTTCATGGTTTCGGGCTCGCTCAAGTCTGCAGCCGAAGTCAATGCCTTCCCGCCGGTGCTGGTGCCAGAGACGCCAATCTGGCAGAACTTCGTTGACGCGTGGAATTTCTTGACGCCGCAGGTGATAGGAAACACCTTCATATTCAGCCTTGGCGTCGTTGGCCTGCAACTGCTGCTGTCGTTGCCGGCTGCTTTCGCCCTCGCAAAGATTCCGTTCAAATGGTCTGCCGCGATACTTGCGACGCTTGTCGTGCCCATGCTCATTCCGGGCAACCTCACGCTCATCCCTCTCTTCATCGTGACGTTTGAGTTGGGGTGGCTCAATACATTTGCCGGGCTCATCATCCCGATGGCTGCCCAATGCGCGTTCTCGATACTTCTCTTCAGACAGTTCTTCGCGACGTTGCCGTCTGGGCTCATTGAAGCGGCGCGCATCGACGGCGCCAGTTGGTGGAGAGTGCTGACATCCATTGCGCTGCCGCTGGCTAAGCCCGCTCTCGCAACGTTCTGTTCGATCAGCTTCCTCACCGCCTGGAATATGTACATCTGGCCCCAGGTCATTGCACCAAACCCCGCGAACAAAGTGATCAACGTGGCCCTTGCGCCGCTCGCCGGCGGCGAGAACTCTGTCATATCACCGGCTATCGGGCTCGCCGGTGCGGTCATCGCCATGCTTCCCGTCCTCATCGTGTTCATCGTGTTCCAGAAGTGGTACCTGAAGGGCGTCGCCGGAACGGGGCTTGAGTGATGCCTCCGTCCGGCGAGTCGCCTCTTACAGAAGCGAGTCCTCGACCGTCGGGTTCCCCTCGCGCGCACGTCACACGTCCGCGTGCTGAGTACCTTGATGACGCATTCGGTATCGGCACGGCATCGCCCCGGCTGTCATGGCGCATTGAATCGGCGTCTGCCGGGTGGCGATCTGATCGATACTGGCTGGGTCTCGAAAGGGACGATGGTGCGACGGAGACTGTGGTCGTCGACTCTGACGAGCAACTCTACGTTCCCTGGCCGTTCGCCCCGTTGGCGTCGCGCGAGCGGGTTCGTGTGAGGGTTCGAGTGGGAAGCGGAAACACGTGGACCGATGAGAGTGAGCCCCTCGAGATCGAGGCTGGACTGCTCGAACAAGACGATTGGGTGAAACAGCTCATCAGTCCGTCGACGATCGGGAGACTTGACGACGGTGCTCCGCTGCTGTTCGGGAGCGCCGATCTCGACGCAGAGCCGATTTCGGCTCGGCTCTACCTCACGGCACACGGCATTGTCGAGTTCACGATCAACGGCAATCGAGTCGGCGACGATGTGTTCGCCCCTGGATGGACAGCCTATGAGAAGCGTCTGCGCTATCGGAGCTACGACGTCACGCCGCTTGTGCGCAGAGGAACCAACGAGCTGCGTGCTCTCATCGGAAATGGCTGGTATCGCGGCCAACTCGTATGGCCTGGCAATCGATCGAGTTACGGAGATCGCCTTGGCGCCCTCGCACAGCTCGAGGTGAACTATGCGGATGGTTCGCGAGAAATCTTCGGAACGGATGCTTCATGGGGTGCCGTGCCCAGCAGCATCCTGTTCGATGATTTCTATGACGGGCAACGTCGCGACCTGAGGATCACAGATTCTCCCGAAGGTAAGCGCGTGGATTCTGTCGATGTGCTTGACGGGGATTTCGCCCGCCTCATTGCGCCGTCCGGGCCGCCCGTGCGCATTACGGAGACGCTTGCGGCTGTGCAGCTTCTGACGACGCCGTCCGGCAAGACAATCGTTGATTTTGGGCAGAACCTCGTGGGGTGGGTGCGCCTTCGTGTGCATGGCGAGGCGGGTGCTGAAGTGACGATTCGCCACGCAGAGGTTCTCGAGCACGGAGAGCTCGGTGTTCGCCCACTCCGCAGTGCCCTTGCGACCTGCACCTACACGCTCTCTGGCCAGCCAGAAGAGATTCTGCAACCGACATTTACCTTCAATGGATTTCGATACGCAGAGATTTCGGGCGTCCCCGAGCTGGCGCTCACTGACGTTGAAGCACTCGTGCTCGGGACAGATCTTCAGCGCACTGGGTGGTTCGAGTCGTCTGACCCGCGGGTCAATCGTCTCCACGAGAACGTCGTGTGGAGCACACGCGGCAACTTTCTCGATGTGCCAACCGACTGCCCTCAGCGCGACGAGCGACTCGGATGGACGGGGGACCTTCAGGTCTTCGCCCCGACAGCGACGTTCTTATTCGACACAGCGGGCTTCCTCTCGGGTTGGCTTGGCGACCTCGCGGCGGAGCAGAAGCCGGACGGCGGGGTTCCGTACGTGATCCCCGATGTTCTCCGCGAGCCCAATCCTGCGGCCGCTGCCTGGAGTGACGCGGCAACGATCGTTCCCGAGGCCGTGCACCATGCATATGGCGACGTGGGTGTGCTTCGGCAGCAGTACCCATCCATGAAGGCGTGGGTTGAGAAGGTCCGCAGCATTGTGGGTCCCGCTCTGCTGTGGCGCACGGGTGCCCAGTTCGGCGATTGGCTTGATCCGACGGCGCCGCCAGACGACGCTTCACGCGCTCAAGCAGACCCGGCTGTCGTCGCTACGGCCTATTTCGCGCGGTCTGTGGGGATTCTCGCGCGCACCGCTGAAACACTCGGCCTTCGCGTGGAAGCTGCGGATTACGCGCAGCTCGAGAAACAGGTGCGCGCCGCATTTATTTCGGCGTACGTCAGCGAAGACGGGCGCGTCCACAGCGATTGCCAGACTGTCTACGCGCTCAGCATCGTCGGTGATCTCTTCGCCAGCGAACGGCAGCGCGCCGGCGCGGGCGATCGCCTCGCCGAGCTCGTGACCGCAGCGGGTTTTCGTGTCAGCACGGGTTTCGTGGGAACCCCTGTCATTCTTGACGCGCTTTCTACTGCGGGATACCCAGAGTTGGCATATCGGATGCTGCTCGAGGAGTCCTGTCCGTCGTGGCTGTACGCCGTTTCAATGGGGGCAACGACGATTTGGGAGCGTTGGGACTCGATGCTGTCCGATGGATCGATCAATCCCGGCTCGATGACCTCGTTCAACCACTATGCGTATGGGGCCGTTGCCGACTGGCTGCATCGATGTGTCGCCGGCCTGTCGCCGAGTTCGCCTGGTTATAGGACTGTGGACGTTCGGCCGCTTGTCACCGGTGATCTGTCGAGCGCGTCGGCTCGTCATCTCTCACCGTATGGGGAGATCGCGGTGGAGTGGCGGCTCGAAAATGGCCAGGTGGACCTCACGTTGACCATTCCCTACGGTGTGACCGCCGATGTATGGATGCCGGGCGCTTCTGTCGCTGAGACAGTGCGCAACGGCAGCCACCGATTCAGGTCTGAGCTGCAGCCGCTGCAGTACGCGCCCGAGTAGCAGTCGAATGTGTGGCGGGACTCGAACGAGTCCCGCCACACAACTCTGCAACTCACGTGAGCTAGAGAGAACTGGCCGCCAACCGCACTGATTTGCCCGTGGTGTACGTTTCCTCGAATGACACGCCATTACCAGTTACCGTCACCGTGTTGTGAGTTGCGACGATGTTCAGCTGCTTTCCACGCCAGCGGAGCTGCTTCACTCCGGCATCCGTCAGGCCCGACGGCAGGTTCGGTGTGATCACGAGTGAATCTGGCTCTGCCTCGACACCGACGAACGCATAGAGGAAGCTTGCCGGTACAAGCCCGCTCTCGGGGAAGGGCACGTCTGTTCCTACAGACGACCCTGCTGTGGCACCGTCAACAGTCGACTCACCGCGGAACAGGGGAGCACCGCCGCACAGATGATCGGGTTCGCTCCAGCGATCGAGAATCGCGGTCATACGCGCCCACGCGTCATCGGCCGACTGATACCTGGCGCGTGCCATCACATCGAACCCCGACGTGTACAGAATCGCTCCGCCATCTTGCACTTCATCTCCCCAGGGCGTGGTGAGGTGGGTGAGGAAGAACCAGTAGCTGTTTCGCCTGGTTGTTGATCTCGGAGCGAACACCCACTTCGAATAGATGTCTGCTGGGCCCTCGACGTGATCATCGAGCGCCACGATGAATCGGGTCGAGGCGTTGGCATCGGGTGCCCCATCCGCGTAGGCAATGGCGCCATCCACGGGCGTTGCAGACGACCACCAGGCAAGCGAACCCGTCACGTCGGAGACCTCAAGGTAATAGACGCCCGGTTCCTGTGAATCAACGTCGATATGCGCGACGCGTCCATCGGACCAGTCGCTGAACTGCTGATCGGCGACTTTGGTCGCAGATTCCCCTGGCAGGCCCTTGTGGAGCGTCATTGTGAACGTCGCACCACGATTGCCGAATGTGGGGAATCGGGCAGCGACGCTCGTGAAGGCAGCGTCAGCGGTGAAACTCTGACCAAGGGAATGACCAGGGTCGATCATGGGAGCGAGTCCGCCGCTCTCGATGAGCACGACGGGCTCCTGAAGCTCGGTATGGCCGTTGTCGAGCCAGTCGAAGATGCGAGTGGCCATGTCGTTCGTCGGCAGCCCGAAGGATGCTGCTTCGAGATTGACATACGTCGAGCCGTAATCGTGCACAACACCGTCCACGTCGATGGTCTGCACATATCGACCGTCGGCGTCATTCCAGAACGTGGTGTTGTACTTCTTCTTGACGAGCTTTCGCAGGCCGCGAAGTCGAGCAGCTCGTCCTCTGCGACCGGCGTGCTCCTCTAATTGGGCAACAGCTTCGAGGGCGCCGTAGAAATAGGCATTGAGGTAAGCATCCTTGTATCCGAACGACGTGACATCCCAATAGTTCGAGGGCAGTGCTCCGTCTCTGCCGTCATGATCTGGCGACGTGATCGTGACCACTCCCTTCTTGCCGTCGAGTGAGTCGATGTAGAAATCAATTGCACGCCTGACCCGCGGCATCATCGTCGACAGAAAGTCGGAGTCTCCCGTCCATGAGTAGTAGCGCCACGCACCGAGCACGTACAGCGCATTCGATGTGAAGTGTCGCGCATCGAAGAGTTCCGGATCAGGGAATGGCCATCCCTGCGAGTCAGGCCATGACCAGACGTACCCGTCTTCGTCGAGCGATGTACCCAGCAGCGAATCGGCTTGAGCACCAGCACCCGCCGTGCCCGTCCAGTCGAGAATGCGTCCTTCCCAATCGGCCCAGGCCATCGCGTGCCCGTCGAATCGATAGCTGAGTGCACGTTCCCAGTAGAACGTCGACAGTTGCGCGGCTCTCGTGCTGTCCGACGCCGTGAACACAGGGAAGATCTCGGGCAGGGCGTCTGAATGTGCCTTGATGTCGACAGCGATGGTGCGGGAGATAGCCTGCCCAGGCTCAGCACTGCCCGAATTGAGTGCAAG contains these protein-coding regions:
- a CDS encoding carbohydrate ABC transporter permease, translated to MRTSRTSKIVRYVAVLLGGLVMATPLLFMVSGSLKSAAEVNAFPPVLVPETPIWQNFVDAWNFLTPQVIGNTFIFSLGVVGLQLLLSLPAAFALAKIPFKWSAAILATLVVPMLIPGNLTLIPLFIVTFELGWLNTFAGLIIPMAAQCAFSILLFRQFFATLPSGLIEAARIDGASWWRVLTSIALPLAKPALATFCSISFLTAWNMYIWPQVIAPNPANKVINVALAPLAGGENSVISPAIGLAGAVIAMLPVLIVFIVFQKWYLKGVAGTGLE
- a CDS encoding family 78 glycoside hydrolase catalytic domain produces the protein MVVDSDEQLYVPWPFAPLASRERVRVRVRVGSGNTWTDESEPLEIEAGLLEQDDWVKQLISPSTIGRLDDGAPLLFGSADLDAEPISARLYLTAHGIVEFTINGNRVGDDVFAPGWTAYEKRLRYRSYDVTPLVRRGTNELRALIGNGWYRGQLVWPGNRSSYGDRLGALAQLEVNYADGSREIFGTDASWGAVPSSILFDDFYDGQRRDLRITDSPEGKRVDSVDVLDGDFARLIAPSGPPVRITETLAAVQLLTTPSGKTIVDFGQNLVGWVRLRVHGEAGAEVTIRHAEVLEHGELGVRPLRSALATCTYTLSGQPEEILQPTFTFNGFRYAEISGVPELALTDVEALVLGTDLQRTGWFESSDPRVNRLHENVVWSTRGNFLDVPTDCPQRDERLGWTGDLQVFAPTATFLFDTAGFLSGWLGDLAAEQKPDGGVPYVIPDVLREPNPAAAAWSDAATIVPEAVHHAYGDVGVLRQQYPSMKAWVEKVRSIVGPALLWRTGAQFGDWLDPTAPPDDASRAQADPAVVATAYFARSVGILARTAETLGLRVEAADYAQLEKQVRAAFISAYVSEDGRVHSDCQTVYALSIVGDLFASERQRAGAGDRLAELVTAAGFRVSTGFVGTPVILDALSTAGYPELAYRMLLEESCPSWLYAVSMGATTIWERWDSMLSDGSINPGSMTSFNHYAYGAVADWLHRCVAGLSPSSPGYRTVDVRPLVTGDLSSASARHLSPYGEIAVEWRLENGQVDLTLTIPYGVTADVWMPGASVAETVRNGSHRFRSELQPLQYAPE
- a CDS encoding MGH1-like glycoside hydrolase domain-containing protein, with product MGNGIMRFRTNRRTFLQGAGGGILLAASGLARPQQPAAASETYQLTNGYVSLSGAHGKLTQFACDPSDAGKFERSTFKSVFVGATDFFDSRFNADVSYTATDTKLSITGIQLPSASTVKQDQVGSPVPLSTGHTLGQSFTASMYRFSKVGAQLPTWSSQNSTVTMTLYSGTPDTALTEITRREINPVQDNGWAYLDVPAQPAGTYYMELSDSTGTPGWWSKLGETTVDLGGAAYDDRQVQADRTMTLDVVGFNVDGIATWDLELDGSAVTSTYDIEWQTDARPDPGLTLNTSWVKDGYSIADADGIRFSRFYGDAGDYMPSEQLKRRDAWTTPVSGEGSVTATGSGPYDLRFTGDSPVIDGTMTAKAMALALNSGSAEPGQAISRTIAVDIKAHSDALPEIFPVFTASDSTRAAQLSTFYWERALSYRFDGHAMAWADWEGRILDWTGTAGAGAQADSLLGTSLDEDGYVWSWPDSQGWPFPDPELFDARHFTSNALYVLGAWRYYSWTGDSDFLSTMMPRVRRAIDFYIDSLDGKKGVVTITSPDHDGRDGALPSNYWDVTSFGYKDAYLNAYFYGALEAVAQLEEHAGRRGRAARLRGLRKLVKKKYNTTFWNDADGRYVQTIDVDGVVHDYGSTYVNLEAASFGLPTNDMATRIFDWLDNGHTELQEPVVLIESGGLAPMIDPGHSLGQSFTADAAFTSVAARFPTFGNRGATFTMTLHKGLPGESATKVADQQFSDWSDGRVAHIDVDSQEPGVYYLEVSDVTGSLAWWSSATPVDGAIAYADGAPDANASTRFIVALDDHVEGPADIYSKWVFAPRSTTRRNSYWFFLTHLTTPWGDEVQDGGAILYTSGFDVMARARYQSADDAWARMTAILDRWSEPDHLCGGAPLFRGESTVDGATAGSSVGTDVPFPESGLVPASFLYAFVGVEAEPDSLVITPNLPSGLTDAGVKQLRWRGKQLNIVATHNTVTVTGNGVSFEETYTTGKSVRLAASSL